One segment of Corynebacterium caspium DSM 44850 DNA contains the following:
- a CDS encoding DUF6049 family protein produces MTRKLMKGQEMKRSLAATLRVSLLCAICGILGVSSPIAQAAPPFPQSPTHPDYAEVWVNPLVRAGEETGEHKLSVELTAISSQIQVDETLTVTLSVRNNTNETIHGVQITPRRANAVPDVAAARLALAQDLTAFTTVGATTNLGDLAPGGQHTLALDLSPDGPLQFGAAGTYPLLFATTAAENATGGQLINTERTLIRVENTPSEVTASGAGAGEAGSNRAQAGAQAGASQAVTNPGITALYPLTENTGVVPGELGDAPARPELILRDNQLGESLSPGGRLYGLLDSYIAATTANPAVGQASCLAIDPAVLDTVERMSHGYSVGADRLAIQQEPRRLRDSWTIRKRHPQFEKGYSVTEASAWLARLREVAQDHCTVALPWAQADLNAVARTGNRWLMREAIERGQYILRDILGVAPTTGVILPATGYMDTGVASLLSELGNTAATNISGNMDAAKNIDPIDLAWEQSDGDVSRETLQNLSPFKVLVADNSLGNLAGTGHIFDAAPGVEAISFNASLAATLATTGLAPETTAYSNQDARFDYRLDSAGARAATASNAFSLAVDNATTATNPLIVVPPGSWDIASARQLLQDLERATTKLQPLNLKDALIPNAQATKLTDPNPTGAKPQFGSPYSDPGAFSDIEIQPAAQQAKIIDDITLLMRNENSIALRRYGFSAPIRRDILNALSANGRTSNTNFDTAVRDSKRRIGQLRESIRGLRTSVALIPPGNVVTRASASSPLLIVARNGLPLPVRATIKEAEIAAPRPYIDIPARGSITVQFTPELQTEDDFTLTLWLANSKGIQISDPVKLSVQTRARVIITFATVAVMVIALALAIIFRVGKARRN; encoded by the coding sequence GTGACTAGAAAATTAATGAAAGGCCAAGAGATGAAGCGCAGCCTCGCAGCTACACTCCGGGTCTCTTTATTATGCGCAATATGCGGAATTCTAGGTGTTTCCTCCCCAATTGCGCAGGCAGCACCACCTTTTCCACAATCGCCGACGCATCCAGATTATGCCGAAGTTTGGGTAAACCCCCTAGTGCGCGCCGGGGAGGAAACCGGGGAACATAAACTTTCCGTCGAATTAACGGCCATCAGCTCCCAAATACAGGTCGACGAAACCCTCACCGTAACGTTAAGTGTGCGCAATAACACCAACGAAACCATCCACGGGGTACAAATCACTCCCCGGCGCGCAAATGCAGTGCCAGATGTTGCAGCAGCAAGGCTTGCTTTAGCCCAAGACCTAACCGCCTTCACGACAGTGGGAGCCACTACTAATCTGGGGGATTTAGCTCCCGGTGGACAACATACTTTGGCCCTCGATCTCTCCCCAGATGGGCCTTTGCAATTTGGGGCAGCTGGTACTTATCCGCTGTTATTTGCAACCACAGCTGCAGAAAATGCCACTGGTGGGCAATTAATTAATACTGAACGCACTTTGATTCGGGTGGAAAATACGCCTTCGGAGGTCACGGCATCGGGGGCCGGAGCAGGAGAGGCCGGATCCAATAGGGCGCAGGCAGGTGCACAGGCAGGTGCATCGCAAGCTGTGACTAATCCAGGTATTACTGCTTTATATCCGCTAACTGAAAATACCGGGGTGGTACCTGGCGAACTTGGGGATGCGCCGGCGCGCCCGGAATTGATTTTGCGCGATAACCAATTGGGGGAGTCTTTAAGTCCGGGGGGGCGGCTTTATGGATTATTGGATTCCTATATTGCAGCTACGACAGCAAATCCGGCGGTGGGCCAGGCTTCTTGTTTAGCTATTGATCCGGCGGTACTCGATACTGTGGAACGGATGTCCCATGGTTATTCTGTGGGCGCAGATCGACTCGCAATTCAGCAAGAGCCGCGACGTTTGCGCGATTCCTGGACTATCAGGAAACGCCACCCGCAATTTGAAAAAGGGTATTCCGTAACGGAAGCTAGTGCTTGGTTGGCGCGTTTGCGTGAAGTAGCTCAAGATCATTGCACGGTAGCTTTACCCTGGGCGCAGGCAGATTTAAATGCGGTGGCTCGCACGGGAAATCGCTGGCTAATGCGGGAAGCAATTGAACGCGGCCAATATATTTTGCGCGATATTTTAGGGGTGGCTCCCACTACTGGAGTGATCCTGCCAGCGACTGGATATATGGACACCGGGGTAGCGTCCTTGCTCAGCGAGCTTGGAAATACTGCCGCCACAAATATCTCCGGGAATATGGATGCTGCCAAAAATATTGACCCTATAGATCTGGCCTGGGAGCAGTCCGATGGCGATGTTTCACGTGAAACATTGCAAAACTTAAGCCCTTTCAAAGTTTTGGTAGCCGATAATTCCCTCGGGAATTTAGCTGGCACTGGCCATATTTTCGATGCTGCCCCCGGGGTAGAGGCCATAAGTTTCAATGCTTCCTTGGCCGCTACCTTGGCCACCACCGGACTTGCGCCAGAAACTACCGCGTATTCGAATCAGGATGCCCGCTTTGATTACCGCCTAGATTCTGCCGGAGCCAGGGCAGCAACAGCGAGCAACGCTTTTTCGCTAGCAGTAGATAATGCCACCACAGCTACTAATCCTTTGATCGTAGTGCCGCCGGGAAGTTGGGATATTGCTTCAGCTCGTCAATTACTACAGGATCTAGAACGCGCTACCACTAAATTACAGCCGCTTAACCTCAAAGATGCGCTAATTCCTAATGCCCAAGCAACAAAACTTACGGACCCAAATCCAACGGGAGCAAAACCACAATTTGGGAGCCCCTATAGTGACCCAGGCGCTTTTAGTGATATTGAAATTCAACCTGCCGCCCAGCAAGCCAAAATTATCGATGACATCACCTTGCTAATGCGCAATGAAAACAGCATCGCCTTAAGACGCTACGGATTTAGCGCCCCAATACGCCGCGATATCCTCAATGCCTTATCTGCCAATGGCCGCACTAGCAACACCAATTTTGATACCGCAGTACGCGATAGTAAACGCCGAATTGGGCAACTGCGAGAATCAATTCGTGGCCTCCGCACCTCTGTAGCCCTGATTCCCCCTGGCAATGTAGTCACCAGGGCCTCTGCAAGTTCGCCGCTGCTAATTGTGGCGCGCAACGGCCTTCCACTACCAGTGCGCGCCACTATCAAAGAAGCCGAAATAGCAGCACCGCGCCCCTATATTGATATCCCGGCGCGCGGTTCAATCACGGTGCAATTCACCCCAGAATTACAAACTGAGGACGACTTCACCCTCACACTGTGGTTAGCGAACTCTAAAGGCATCCAAATTTCTGATCCGGTGAAACTTTCCGTGCAAACCCGAGCCCGCGTGATAATTACCTTCGCCACCGTGGCAGTAATGGTCATAGCCTTGGCTTTAGCGATTATTTTCCGGGTAGGTAAGGCCCGCCGGAACTAA
- a CDS encoding CCA tRNA nucleotidyltransferase, translating to MRALGTLGQVSTLEPPTAPANAPAGDTTNTQNLASNSDIGATHDLVSALAQAERTVLDLAPTLTPLAAAFKQRGESLYLVGGSVRDALLGRLGHDLDFTTSALPEVINEILQGYSKTVWDIGIEFGTVAAEKDGHQIEITTFRADLYDGITRNPEVTFSQTLEEDLIRRDFAVNAMAIELGIADTGELVVSFHDPIGGLKDLKNGLLDTPAAPEISFQDDPLRMLRAARFVSQLGFAVAPRVVQAMHDMNAEIKRITVERIQVELDKLMLGVAPWQGWDLLVNTGIAAHIMPEVADLRLAVDEHLQHKDVYAHSMTVLRQAMDQEEPGQPDLILRWAALLHDCGKPDTRAAKPGGGVTFYNHEVVGARLVRRRFRKLHYSKAVTQQVAQLVFLHMRFYGFSDSNWTDSAVRRYVADAGELLPRLHKLTRADVTTRNQRKAQKLRKAYDTLELRIADIQEREGIAAVRPDLNGNEIMELLGLKPGPEVGAAWSFLKELRLDEGPLPREEVIQRLLQWWNSRK from the coding sequence ATGCGGGCTCTGGGTACACTAGGCCAGGTGAGTACGCTTGAGCCCCCCACTGCACCCGCGAATGCGCCTGCAGGAGATACAACCAATACCCAAAACTTGGCCTCCAATTCTGATATTGGGGCTACGCATGATTTGGTTTCTGCTTTAGCTCAGGCAGAACGCACAGTTTTGGATTTAGCGCCCACTTTAACGCCGCTAGCTGCAGCTTTTAAGCAGCGTGGAGAGTCGCTTTATTTGGTGGGTGGTTCGGTCCGCGATGCCCTTTTGGGTCGTTTGGGTCATGATTTGGATTTCACTACTTCTGCGCTTCCAGAGGTTATTAATGAAATTCTGCAAGGTTATTCCAAGACAGTATGGGATATTGGCATCGAATTTGGCACTGTTGCGGCTGAAAAAGATGGTCATCAAATTGAGATCACGACTTTCCGCGCTGATCTTTATGATGGCATAACGCGTAATCCTGAGGTCACTTTTAGTCAGACTTTAGAAGAGGATCTGATTCGTCGTGATTTCGCTGTTAATGCTATGGCTATTGAATTGGGTATTGCAGATACCGGGGAATTAGTTGTGTCCTTCCATGATCCCATCGGGGGTTTGAAGGATCTTAAAAATGGCTTGCTAGATACCCCCGCGGCACCAGAAATTTCTTTCCAAGATGATCCGTTGCGGATGTTGCGGGCCGCCCGGTTTGTTTCCCAGCTAGGTTTTGCTGTGGCTCCGCGGGTGGTGCAAGCCATGCATGATATGAATGCTGAAATTAAGCGCATTACGGTGGAACGCATTCAGGTGGAATTAGATAAGCTCATGCTTGGTGTGGCCCCTTGGCAGGGGTGGGATTTGCTGGTCAATACCGGTATTGCTGCCCACATCATGCCAGAGGTTGCGGATTTGCGTTTGGCTGTGGATGAACATCTGCAACATAAGGATGTTTATGCCCATTCCATGACGGTTTTGCGCCAAGCCATGGATCAAGAAGAGCCTGGCCAGCCGGATCTGATTTTGCGATGGGCTGCTTTACTTCATGATTGCGGTAAGCCAGATACTCGCGCCGCAAAACCTGGCGGGGGCGTAACTTTTTATAACCATGAGGTAGTTGGGGCCCGGTTGGTGCGTCGTCGCTTCCGCAAGCTGCATTATTCTAAGGCGGTTACTCAGCAGGTTGCGCAGCTGGTTTTTCTGCACATGCGTTTTTATGGTTTCTCTGATAGTAACTGGACTGATTCTGCCGTGCGACGCTATGTTGCCGATGCCGGCGAGCTGCTCCCCCGTTTGCATAAACTTACTCGCGCGGATGTCACCACGCGCAATCAGCGTAAAGCCCAAAAATTACGAAAAGCCTATGATACTTTGGAATTGCGTATTGCAGATATTCAGGAACGTGAAGGCATCGCTGCGGTGCGTCCGGATCTAAATGGCAATGAAATTATGGAACTTTTAGGTTTAAAGCCTGGTCCTGAGGTGGGAGCAGCTTGGTCATTCCTGAAAGAATTACGTTTGGATGAAGGACCACTTCCGCGCGAGGAAGTAATTCAGCGCCTATTACAGTGGTGGAATAG
- a CDS encoding NUDIX hydrolase, whose product MSTAAGPASNSAASEEPSSRGNSGSRGSKRRRRRSRAAGSPNINNGGAAGGAAGVAGVAGGARAGGAAAAKPPTEKNSGSGRNSNSGNTKRRRGRGNTSAAGAGGNGNSSAATDAGAATGTATGTATGTATGNTANNSAPRKSRPARGKRSRGGNTGGGPAPQERKLASGGRAKGSKGARNKRNSRPIKRHPNIDSSHLETRMETSAGGLVLSGLAESVDRHGNVDLSKIYVALIGRLDRRKRLLWSMPKGHVEPNEAITETAAREIWEETGIHGSIIKELGVIDYWFISDGIRIHKTVHHHLLRYVDGVFNDEDPEVTEVAWIPANRLIEHLVYSDERKLARTAHQMLPDIARAEKAAGRYTPR is encoded by the coding sequence ATGTCTACTGCTGCTGGTCCCGCCTCTAATTCTGCCGCTTCTGAAGAGCCAAGCTCTCGCGGCAATTCAGGCAGCCGTGGTAGCAAACGACGCCGGCGCCGCAGCCGCGCTGCTGGATCCCCAAATATTAATAACGGTGGTGCTGCCGGGGGAGCTGCCGGGGTCGCCGGGGTCGCCGGTGGAGCTAGGGCTGGCGGCGCCGCAGCCGCTAAACCACCCACCGAAAAAAACTCCGGATCTGGCCGTAACTCTAACTCCGGGAATACTAAACGCCGCCGAGGTCGCGGAAATACCAGTGCTGCTGGTGCTGGTGGGAACGGCAATAGCAGTGCCGCTACCGACGCCGGTGCTGCCACCGGTACCGCTACCGGTACCGCCACCGGTACCGCCACCGGCAATACCGCAAATAATTCGGCACCGCGCAAGAGCCGTCCCGCACGCGGAAAACGCTCCCGTGGAGGAAATACCGGAGGCGGCCCCGCACCTCAAGAACGCAAACTAGCTTCTGGTGGGCGCGCTAAGGGAAGCAAGGGTGCGCGCAATAAGCGAAATTCGCGTCCCATTAAACGCCATCCAAACATCGATAGTTCACATCTAGAAACCCGCATGGAAACCTCTGCTGGCGGGCTAGTGCTATCTGGTTTAGCGGAATCCGTGGACCGGCATGGAAACGTCGATTTATCCAAGATTTATGTAGCGCTAATTGGGCGTTTGGATCGTCGAAAAAGGCTATTGTGGTCCATGCCCAAAGGGCACGTGGAGCCAAATGAAGCAATTACAGAAACCGCGGCGCGCGAAATCTGGGAAGAAACTGGAATTCACGGCTCCATAATCAAAGAGCTCGGCGTAATTGATTATTGGTTTATTTCCGATGGCATCCGGATTCATAAAACCGTGCACCACCATTTATTGCGCTATGTTGACGGCGTCTTTAATGATGAAGATCCAGAAGTAACAGAAGTCGCGTGGATTCCTGCCAACCGCTTAATTGAGCATTTAGTGTATTCCGATGAAAGAAAATTAGCGCGAACTGCCCACCAAATGTTGCCCGATATTGCCCGCGCGGAAAAAGCCGCTGGCAGGTACACGCCTCGTTAG